Proteins encoded by one window of Haliotis asinina isolate JCU_RB_2024 chromosome 6, JCU_Hal_asi_v2, whole genome shotgun sequence:
- the LOC137287140 gene encoding sialate O-acetylesterase-like has protein sequence MVTKSDMFNLLPVILISVFSFEVAGASSFKFASSYGDHMVLQKSPYKSTIWGFASTVGETVMAHVTGRGSVSTVTKPGNDPSVVVWIVQLPPMDAGGPYTITFTSSEGNLSLSDVLFGDVWVCSGQSNMQFTMNMGYNSTAEINDADNYPNIRLFTSMQITSIKQETDFLGLQEGWSVSSKETVGGNTWQYFSALCFMYGKRLYSTLKYPIGLVATSYGGSPVEAWSSPDALDTCINKSEIPAPTYKNGDVDPATYSSLWNSMVYPLLNMTIYGTIWYQGETNSDAPHGLNRYNCTFPAMIDDWRLKFAEGSGGQTSNMFPFGFVQLAPYRKGKVASDWSTMRWHQTADYGYAPNERMKNTFMAVAMDLPDFTSPVGNIHPRDKEDVAERLYIEAMIVAYNRTDMLNQRGPFPLGFTEVVDKKTVTISYADANATIEIRTNNGFEVCCVPRNDISDTRDFCPFSSPSDRWKDAPITASVSTSVTIDYHNACSSSNPYLGGIRYEWLESPCDMKKCAVYNQLSGSPAPPFIHFVTL, from the exons ATGGTGACGAAGTCAGACATGTTCAACTTACTGCCGGTGATTTTGATTTCCGTATTCAGTTTTGAAG TGGCGGGCGCCTCCTCATTTAAATTCGCCAGTTCCTACGGTGACCACATGGTGCTCCAAAAATCTCCGTACAAGTCCACAATATGGGGGTTTGCGTCAACTGTAGGGGAGACTGTCATGGCTCACGTAACAGGAAGGGGGTCCGTGTCAACAGTCACAAAGCCAGGTAATGATCCCAGTGTTGTTGTCTGGATTGTCCAGCTTCCGCCGATGGACGCTGGTGGACCttacaccatcacattcacGTCAAGCGAAGGAAACCTAAGTCTGTCCGATGTCCTGTTTGGTGACGTGTGGGTATGTTCTGGCCAGAGCAACATGCAGTTCACAATGAATATG GGTTACAATTCAACAGCTGAGATCAACGATGCTGACAATTACCCAAACATTCGTTTGTTCACATCAATGCAAATAACGTCTATCAAACAGGAAACCGATTTCTTAGGACTGCAAGAAGGCTGGTCAGTCTCCTCGAAAG AAACGGTAGGCGGGAACACGTGGCAGTATTTCTCGGCACTGTGTTTCATGTATGGAAAACGTCTTTACTCAACCCTGAAGTACCCCATTGGACTGGTGGCTACATCGTATGGGGGATCCCCTGTGGAAGCCTGGTCCTCCCCGGACGCCCTGGACACATGTATCAATAAAAGTGAGATACCCGC TCCCACATACAAGAATGGTGATGTCGATCCTGCAACGTATTCCAGTCTTTGGAATTCAATGGTCTATCCTCTCCTGAACATGACTATTTATGGCACTATCTGGTATCAAG GTGAGACAAACAGCGACGCTCCACACGGATTAAACAGGTACAACTGCACATTCCCAGCAATGATAGACGACTGGAGGTTGAAGTTTGCAGAAGGGTCGGGTGGCCAAACGTCAAATATGTTCCCATTTGGATTCGTGCAG CTAGCTCCATACAGGAAAGGAAAGGTTGCCTCTGATTGGAGCACTATGAGATGGCACCAGACGGCTGACTATGGTTATGCCCCAAACGAGAGGATGAAGAACACCTTTATGGCTGTTGCCATGGACCTGCCAGACTTCACATCACCAGTCGGAAA CATCCACCCGAGAGACAAGGAAGATGTCGCAGAGAGATTGTACATCGAGGCCATGATCGTTGCCTATAACAGAACTGACATGCTCAACCAACGAGGACCTTTCCCGTTAGGGTTTACAGAAGTGGTCGATAAGAAAACTGTAACAATTTCATATGCTGATGCCAACGCCACCATTGAGATCAGGACAAACAACGGATTTGAG GTGTGTTGTGTTCCAAGAAACGACATATCGGACACAAGGGACTTCTGCCCATTCTCATCACCGTCTGACCGATGGAAGGATGCTCCAATCACAGCTTCAGTCTCAACGTCTGTGACAATCGACTACCACAATGCTTGCTCCTCAAGCAACCCCTACCTTGGTGGTATTCGTTATGAGTGGCTGGAATCCCCCTGTGATATGAAGAAGTGTGCTGTGTACAACCAACTGAGCGGAAGTCCTGCTCCACCATTCATACACTTTGTCACTCTGTAG